A window from Streptomyces sp. NBC_00271 encodes these proteins:
- a CDS encoding ABC transporter permease → MERSKERRKEQRRERPEGEHEVKGLAFRDDGEFSPDSGDFPEDLPEGLPGGGEGGVEGEAPPPKVVLKRRITWQKLTFLPLVLAAVLLATWLWFQQARLDPISENALSNGQVSKALWQQIRLTAISTFFVLIIAIPLGILLTRAAFRKATPVAMTLANMGQATPAIGLLALLVIWLGTGQRAALIGITVYAILPVLSNTIAGLKANDPTLLEAARGIGMSPLGVLTRIELPLAVPLILAGVRTALVLNVGTATLATFGGGGGLGVLITTGITTQRMPVLVLGSVLTVSLALLVDWLASLVELLLRPRGLEADS, encoded by the coding sequence GAGGGCGAGCACGAGGTGAAGGGGCTCGCGTTCCGGGACGACGGCGAGTTCTCGCCGGACTCCGGGGACTTCCCCGAGGACCTTCCCGAAGGCCTTCCCGGGGGCGGTGAAGGCGGAGTCGAGGGGGAGGCCCCACCTCCGAAGGTCGTCCTCAAGCGCCGGATCACCTGGCAGAAGCTGACCTTCCTGCCCCTGGTCCTCGCGGCCGTGCTGCTGGCCACCTGGCTCTGGTTCCAGCAGGCCCGGCTGGACCCGATCTCCGAGAACGCGCTGTCGAACGGCCAGGTGTCGAAGGCCCTGTGGCAGCAGATCCGGCTGACCGCGATCTCCACCTTCTTCGTGCTGATCATCGCGATCCCGCTGGGCATCCTGCTCACCCGGGCGGCGTTCCGAAAGGCGACCCCGGTCGCGATGACGCTCGCCAACATGGGGCAGGCCACGCCAGCGATCGGCCTGCTGGCCCTGCTGGTCATCTGGCTGGGCACCGGCCAGCGGGCGGCCCTGATCGGCATCACCGTCTACGCCATCCTGCCGGTCCTCTCCAACACGATCGCGGGCCTGAAGGCCAACGACCCGACCCTGCTGGAGGCGGCCCGCGGCATCGGGATGTCCCCCCTGGGGGTGCTGACCCGCATCGAACTCCCGCTGGCCGTGCCGCTGATCCTCGCGGGCGTACGGACGGCCCTGGTCCTGAACGTGGGCACGGCGACCCTCGCCACCTTCGGCGGGGGCGGCGGCCTCGGTGTCCTGATCACCACCGGCATCACCACCCAGCGCATGCCCGTCCTGGTCCTCGGCTCGGTCCTCACGGTCTCGCTGGCCCTGCTCGTGGACTGGCTCGCCTCCCTGGTCGAACTGCTGCTCAGGCCGCGCGGACTGGAGGCGGACTCATGA
- a CDS encoding glycine betaine ABC transporter substrate-binding protein, which yields MRRTGPATAARRTGPAPAARRTGPVLAGAMVLAAGCGLTSGSPMVDNVAPGSIGQGQPLKDAHLTVTSKEFTEQLILGAIMGIAFQAAGADVLDRTGIQGSIGAREAVKGGDADGMYEYTGTAWITYLGNSKPIPNPQQQWQAVHDADLKNGLTWLPPSALNNTYALAMNQANFKKYGTKTLSDVAALSKSNPGAVTLCVESEFANRADGLPGMEKAYGMSLPAKNITQMDTGIIYTQVAKGSCTYGEVFTTDGRIKSMNLAVMEDDKKFFPNYNAAPVINSKALKKYPAIAQVLDPITKKLDNDMAQTLNSKVDVDGQDPHQVALDWMKQEGFVKGG from the coding sequence ATGAGACGTACGGGTCCCGCAACCGCCGCGAGACGTACGGGTCCCGCACCCGCCGCGAGACGCACGGGTCCGGTGCTGGCCGGGGCGATGGTCCTGGCCGCCGGGTGCGGGCTCACCAGCGGCTCCCCCATGGTCGACAACGTCGCGCCCGGCTCGATCGGGCAGGGGCAGCCGCTCAAGGACGCCCATCTGACGGTGACGTCGAAGGAGTTCACCGAGCAGCTGATCCTCGGCGCGATCATGGGCATCGCCTTCCAGGCGGCCGGCGCGGACGTCCTCGACCGGACGGGCATCCAGGGTTCGATCGGCGCGCGGGAGGCCGTCAAGGGCGGGGACGCGGACGGGATGTACGAGTACACGGGCACCGCCTGGATCACGTACCTCGGCAACAGCAAGCCCATCCCCAACCCGCAGCAGCAGTGGCAGGCGGTGCACGACGCCGACCTGAAGAACGGGCTGACCTGGCTGCCGCCGTCCGCGCTCAACAACACGTACGCCCTCGCCATGAACCAGGCCAACTTCAAGAAGTACGGCACCAAGACGCTCTCCGACGTGGCCGCGCTGTCCAAGTCGAACCCGGGCGCGGTCACGCTGTGCGTGGAGAGCGAGTTCGCCAACCGGGCCGACGGGCTGCCGGGCATGGAGAAGGCGTACGGGATGAGTCTGCCCGCGAAGAACATCACGCAGATGGACACCGGGATCATCTACACCCAGGTGGCGAAGGGGAGTTGCACGTACGGGGAGGTCTTCACGACCGACGGGCGCATCAAGTCGATGAACCTGGCGGTGATGGAGGACGACAAGAAGTTCTTCCCCAACTACAACGCGGCGCCCGTGATCAACTCCAAGGCCCTGAAGAAGTACCCGGCGATCGCCCAGGTCCTGGACCCGATCACCAAGAAGCTCGACAACGACATGGCCCAGACCCTGAACTCCAAGGTGGACGTCGACGGGCAGGATCCGCATCAGGTGGCGCTGGACTGGATGAAGCAGGAGGGGTTCGTCAAGGGCGGGTGA
- a CDS encoding ArsR/SmtB family transcription factor has translation MELPEEPLPEERQVRTLDARTLRGIAHPLRMQLLYALRQRGPATASMLAERLGESSGATSYHLRQLAAHGFVEDAPERGKGRERWWQAVDQGVYFDANLLKDGDPTVRGAADMYLHEVATTHTRELSTWLGTRDDWSEDWYRASDMSDWTLRLTSGQARELTEKMHDLLESYRPLAGAEDDPDAEQVRIHTHAFPVRQDRTETHP, from the coding sequence ATGGAATTGCCCGAGGAACCGCTGCCCGAGGAACGACAGGTCCGCACCCTCGACGCCCGCACGCTGCGCGGCATCGCCCACCCCCTGCGCATGCAGTTGCTGTACGCGCTGCGGCAGCGGGGGCCCGCCACCGCGTCGATGCTCGCCGAGCGGCTGGGCGAGTCCAGCGGGGCTACCAGCTATCACCTGCGGCAGCTGGCCGCGCACGGCTTCGTCGAGGACGCACCCGAGCGGGGCAAGGGCCGTGAGCGCTGGTGGCAGGCCGTCGACCAGGGCGTGTACTTCGACGCGAACCTGCTCAAGGACGGCGACCCGACGGTCCGCGGAGCGGCCGACATGTACCTGCACGAGGTCGCGACCACGCACACGCGTGAGCTGTCGACCTGGCTGGGTACGCGCGACGACTGGTCCGAGGACTGGTACCGGGCCAGCGACATGAGCGACTGGACCCTACGACTGACGTCCGGGCAGGCCCGCGAACTCACCGAAAAGATGCACGACCTGCTCGAAAGCTACCGACCCCTCGCCGGCGCCGAGGACGACCCCGACGCGGAGCAGGTCCGCATCCACACCCACGCCTTCCCTGTCAGGCAGGACCGAACGGAGACGCACCCATGA
- a CDS encoding S16 family serine protease, whose protein sequence is MLSRLTRLQAITVCAVPVVALLATAAFAPLPFSVAQPGMTANVLGENKGDPVITISGAPTRTTNGQLRMTTIEATGPDASVSLGDVIDGWFRTDRAVMPRDSVYPSGNSVKEIEQHNADEMKKSQDTATEAALSYLHEKNDVKVTLKLADVGGPSAGLLFTLGIIDKLDGDGSGGDLTGGRTVAGTGTIDADGKVGAVGGVALKTQAARRDGATVFLVPKAECSDAKSELPKGLRLVPVTTLKGAVDALVSLEKGKGSVPSC, encoded by the coding sequence GTGCTCTCTCGCCTCACACGCCTCCAGGCCATCACCGTCTGCGCCGTTCCCGTCGTGGCCCTGCTCGCCACGGCGGCGTTCGCGCCGCTGCCGTTCTCCGTGGCGCAGCCCGGGATGACGGCGAACGTCCTGGGCGAGAACAAGGGCGACCCCGTGATCACGATCAGCGGAGCGCCCACCCGGACGACGAACGGGCAGCTGCGGATGACGACGATCGAGGCGACCGGGCCGGACGCGAGCGTCAGCCTGGGTGACGTGATCGACGGCTGGTTCCGTACGGACCGGGCCGTGATGCCACGCGACTCGGTCTACCCGAGCGGGAACTCCGTCAAGGAGATCGAGCAGCACAACGCGGACGAGATGAAGAAGTCCCAGGACACGGCCACCGAGGCGGCCCTGTCCTATCTGCACGAGAAGAACGACGTGAAGGTCACGCTCAAACTGGCCGACGTCGGCGGGCCCAGCGCCGGACTGCTCTTCACGCTCGGGATCATCGACAAGCTGGACGGCGACGGGAGCGGCGGCGACCTCACGGGCGGTCGCACCGTCGCGGGTACGGGGACGATCGACGCCGACGGCAAGGTCGGCGCGGTCGGCGGGGTCGCCCTGAAGACGCAGGCCGCCCGGCGCGACGGCGCGACGGTCTTCCTGGTCCCGAAGGCGGAGTGCTCGGACGCCAAGTCGGAACTGCCCAAGGGGCTGCGACTGGTTCCGGTGACCACGCTCAAGGGCGCGGTCGACGCGCTGGTGTCCCTGGAGAAGGGGAAGGGCTCGGTCCCCAGCTGTTAG
- a CDS encoding MarR family winged helix-turn-helix transcriptional regulator yields the protein MTHTSKPDAPGEPDDSQSLPPDDLAPRLYEVFAVLGPLYRRVSRKVELNEPIEGLSIGVRAVLDLLRAQGPLTVPQMGRAQALSRQFVQRMVNEAAAHGLVEAVANPAHQRSSLIRLTDDGRTAIDAVITRESALLKRVGGDLTGADVERCVRVLTRMLEVFEDVDVN from the coding sequence GTGACCCACACCAGCAAGCCCGACGCCCCCGGTGAGCCCGACGACTCCCAATCGCTCCCGCCCGACGACCTCGCCCCCCGCCTCTACGAGGTGTTCGCCGTACTGGGGCCCCTGTACCGGCGCGTGAGCCGCAAGGTGGAGCTCAACGAGCCGATCGAAGGCCTGTCCATCGGCGTGCGCGCCGTCCTGGATCTCCTGCGTGCGCAAGGACCCCTGACGGTCCCTCAGATGGGTCGCGCGCAGGCGCTCAGCCGTCAGTTCGTGCAGCGGATGGTCAACGAGGCGGCGGCCCACGGCCTGGTCGAGGCCGTCGCCAACCCCGCGCACCAGCGGTCCTCGCTGATCCGGCTGACCGACGACGGCCGTACGGCCATCGACGCGGTGATCACCCGCGAGAGCGCGCTGCTGAAGCGGGTGGGCGGTGACCTCACCGGCGCGGACGTGGAGAGGTGCGTACGGGTGCTGACGCGCATGCTGGAGGTCTTCGAGGACGTGGACGTCAACTGA
- a CDS encoding alpha/beta fold hydrolase, producing the protein MTDAAQVFMFESADGPLAYRDVGTGPPLVLLHGGFTDHRMWDDLVPLLAAGHRVIAPDARGHGRSANATKPFRPTDDLAALLRHLDTGPVVLVGMSMGGATAVDTTLEHPDLVRALVVSGAGITDPEDTDAWTLDIMNRWGGTLAAGDIDGWVDVFASVVAGPHRTLDEVDPELVRRVREMARGTISKHTPDEPDRSVPVTDIPARAKSITVPVLAINGALDAAAQIAMADRLVDSVADGRTITIEGTAHYANMEQPRVFTKFLLEWLSGLPA; encoded by the coding sequence ATGACTGATGCCGCACAGGTGTTCATGTTCGAGTCCGCCGACGGTCCGCTCGCCTATCGCGACGTCGGTACCGGTCCCCCGCTGGTGTTGCTGCACGGCGGCTTCACCGACCACCGCATGTGGGACGACCTGGTGCCGCTCCTCGCGGCCGGCCACCGGGTGATCGCGCCCGACGCCCGCGGCCACGGCCGGTCCGCCAACGCCACGAAGCCCTTCCGCCCCACCGACGACCTCGCCGCCCTCCTGCGCCACCTCGACACGGGCCCCGTGGTCCTCGTCGGAATGTCGATGGGCGGGGCCACCGCGGTCGACACCACGCTGGAACACCCGGACCTCGTCCGCGCGCTCGTCGTCAGCGGCGCCGGGATCACCGACCCGGAGGACACCGACGCCTGGACCCTGGACATCATGAACCGCTGGGGCGGCACCCTGGCCGCCGGCGACATCGACGGCTGGGTCGACGTCTTCGCCTCGGTCGTGGCCGGCCCGCATCGCACGCTCGACGAGGTCGACCCGGAACTCGTACGGCGGGTACGGGAAATGGCGCGGGGGACTATTTCCAAGCACACGCCCGACGAACCCGACCGGTCCGTCCCCGTGACCGACATCCCGGCGCGCGCCAAGAGCATCACGGTTCCCGTCCTGGCCATCAACGGCGCCCTGGACGCGGCCGCTCAGATCGCGATGGCCGACCGCCTCGTCGACTCCGTCGCCGACGGCCGCACCATCACCATCGAGGGCACCGCCCACTACGCCAACATGGAACAGCCCCGCGTCTTCACCAAGTTCCTGTTGGAGTGGCTCAGCGGCCTGCCCGCCTGA
- a CDS encoding IclR family transcriptional regulator, which translates to MTAETSQTLDRGLRVLKLLADTDHGLTVTELSNKLGVNRTVVYRLLATLEQHALVRRDLGGRARVGLGVLRLGRQVHPLVREAALPALRALAEDVGATAHLTLVDGTEALAVAVVEPTWTDYHVAYRAGFRHPLDRGAAGRAILTARQPGEADAPGYTLTHGELEAGASGAAAPLIGVTGVEGSVGVVMLADSVPERVGPRVVDAAREVADALR; encoded by the coding sequence GTGACCGCGGAGACCTCTCAGACGCTCGACCGGGGACTGCGTGTCCTCAAGCTGCTCGCCGACACGGACCACGGGCTGACCGTCACCGAGCTTTCGAACAAACTGGGCGTCAACCGGACCGTTGTGTATCGCCTGCTCGCCACGTTGGAACAGCACGCGCTCGTACGCCGGGATCTGGGCGGCCGCGCCCGGGTCGGCCTCGGGGTACTGCGGCTGGGGCGCCAGGTGCATCCGCTGGTACGGGAGGCCGCGCTGCCGGCGCTGCGCGCGCTGGCCGAGGACGTAGGGGCCACGGCCCATCTCACGCTCGTCGACGGCACCGAGGCGCTCGCCGTCGCCGTCGTGGAGCCGACGTGGACGGACTATCACGTCGCCTACCGCGCCGGGTTCCGCCATCCGCTGGACCGGGGCGCCGCGGGCCGCGCGATCCTCACCGCCCGGCAGCCCGGGGAGGCGGACGCCCCGGGATACACGCTCACGCACGGGGAGCTGGAGGCGGGCGCGAGCGGGGCCGCCGCTCCCCTGATAGGGGTGACCGGGGTCGAGGGCAGCGTCGGTGTCGTCATGCTCGCGGACTCCGTGCCGGAACGGGTGGGGCCGAGGGTCGTGGACGCGGCGCGAGAGGTCGCGGACGCACTGCGCTGA
- a CDS encoding DEAD/DEAH box helicase produces MTTTAASASTSHHLSPAFPGRAPWGTASKLRAWQQGALEKYIQEQPRDFLAVATPGAGKTTFALTLASWLLHHHVVQQVTVVAPTEHLKKQWAEAAARIGIKLDPEYSAGPLSKEYQGVAVTYAGVGVRPMLHRNRVEQRKTLVILDEIHHAGDSKSWGEACLEAFEPATRRLALTGTPFRSDTNPIPFVTYEEGNDGIRRSSADYTYGYGSALGDGVVRPVIFLSYSGNMRWRTKAGDEIAARLGEPMTKDAISQAWRTALDPRGEWMPSVLRAADQRLTEVRKGIPDAGALVIASDQDSARAYAKLIREITGTKATLVLSDDTGASNRIDEFSHSEDRWMVAVRMVSEGVDVPRLAVGVYATTISTPLFFAQAVGRFVRSRRRGETASVFLPTVPDLLGFANEMEVERDHVLDKPKKEGEEDPYAESEQEMDEANREQDEDTGEQEQFSFEALESEAVFDRVLYDGAEFGMQAHPGSAEEQDYLGIPGLLEPDQVQLLLQKRQARQIAHSRKKPDEEADLLELPAERRPVVSHKEMLELRKQLNTMVGAYVHQSGKPHGVIHTELRRVCGGPPSAEATAGQLRQRIAKVQEWATRMR; encoded by the coding sequence GTGACTACCACCGCCGCCAGCGCATCCACCTCGCACCACCTCTCACCCGCCTTCCCCGGCCGCGCCCCGTGGGGTACCGCCAGTAAGCTGCGTGCCTGGCAGCAGGGGGCGCTGGAGAAGTACATCCAGGAGCAGCCCCGCGACTTCCTGGCCGTCGCCACGCCCGGCGCCGGCAAGACGACGTTCGCGCTGACGCTCGCGTCCTGGCTGCTGCACCACCACGTCGTGCAGCAGGTGACCGTGGTCGCGCCGACCGAGCACCTGAAGAAGCAGTGGGCGGAGGCCGCCGCGCGGATAGGGATCAAGCTGGATCCCGAGTACAGCGCCGGTCCGCTCAGCAAGGAGTACCAGGGCGTCGCCGTGACGTACGCGGGTGTGGGCGTGCGGCCCATGCTCCACCGCAATCGCGTCGAGCAGCGCAAGACCCTCGTCATCCTCGACGAGATCCACCACGCCGGTGACTCGAAGTCCTGGGGCGAGGCCTGTCTCGAAGCGTTCGAGCCCGCCACGCGGCGGCTCGCGCTCACCGGTACGCCCTTCCGGTCCGACACCAATCCCATCCCCTTTGTGACGTATGAAGAGGGGAACGACGGGATTCGGCGCTCTTCCGCCGATTACACCTACGGGTACGGATCCGCGCTGGGCGACGGGGTCGTGCGGCCCGTCATCTTCCTCTCCTACAGCGGCAACATGCGGTGGCGCACGAAGGCGGGGGACGAGATCGCGGCCCGGCTCGGCGAGCCGATGACCAAGGACGCCATCTCGCAGGCCTGGCGCACCGCGCTCGACCCGCGCGGCGAGTGGATGCCCAGTGTGCTGCGCGCCGCCGACCAGCGCCTGACCGAGGTCAGGAAGGGCATCCCGGACGCGGGCGCGCTGGTCATCGCCTCCGACCAGGACTCCGCGCGCGCGTACGCCAAGCTCATCCGTGAGATCACCGGGACGAAGGCGACCCTCGTCCTGTCCGACGACACCGGCGCGTCCAACAGGATTGACGAGTTCAGCCACAGCGAGGACCGGTGGATGGTCGCCGTCCGCATGGTGTCCGAGGGCGTCGACGTGCCGCGGCTCGCCGTCGGCGTGTACGCCACCACCATCTCCACGCCCCTCTTCTTCGCGCAGGCCGTCGGCCGTTTCGTGCGGTCCCGGCGGCGCGGCGAGACCGCCTCCGTCTTCCTCCCGACCGTCCCCGACCTCCTCGGCTTCGCCAACGAGATGGAGGTCGAGCGCGACCACGTCCTCGACAAGCCCAAGAAGGAGGGCGAGGAGGACCCCTACGCCGAGTCCGAGCAGGAGATGGACGAGGCGAACCGGGAGCAGGACGAGGACACCGGGGAGCAGGAGCAGTTCTCCTTCGAGGCGCTGGAGTCCGAGGCCGTCTTCGATCGAGTGCTGTACGACGGCGCCGAGTTCGGGATGCAGGCCCACCCGGGGAGCGCGGAGGAGCAGGACTACCTCGGGATTCCGGGGCTGCTCGAACCCGACCAGGTGCAGCTGTTGCTCCAGAAGCGGCAGGCGCGGCAGATCGCGCACAGCCGCAAGAAGCCCGACGAGGAGGCCGACCTCCTCGAACTGCCCGCCGAGCGGCGGCCCGTGGTCTCGCACAAGGAGATGCTGGAGCTGCGCAAGCAGCTCAACACCATGGTCGGCGCGTACGTCCACCAGAGCGGCAAGCCGCACGGCGTGATCCACACCGAACTGCGCCGCGTGTGCGGGGGGCCGCCGAGCGCGGAGGCGACGGCGGGTCAGCTGCGGCAGCGGATCGCCAAGGTGCAGGAGTGGGCCACCCGTATGCGGTGA